A single genomic interval of Rhododendron vialii isolate Sample 1 chromosome 3a, ASM3025357v1 harbors:
- the LOC131320242 gene encoding F-box protein At5g07610-like, with protein sequence MAKPSKSKNPSEADDGVLDADADSDLDAGKKSPSIDNVTGDKEAKTAKRLTSKRRKVVSSCTSSEHSRAVELVASNEDLLTEIISFLPAKPLLKFKSVSKHWRSLISDVKFTSNHACRNPSSSLISGLYFYHRPWVTFKSVSLHGHLSLPTLAFLDPVLKGSESRVEDSCNGLLLFSNGGKKEYIVCNPTTQKYIALPQHGDSTTYTYSHNFGAYLAFDPSKSPYYKVVLLSYHCGYVERSRSYRIYIYSSESASWKEVHVKAPIVGPYGRRVFWNGAIHWMSHDDNHILFESFNIDAEILTGTQTPKVPNILNGDKIQYFGECGGSLLLIQSREYSAMGFRILEMKKDCCRWIVKCRVNLRPIRSVFPEGYCPEYCVLCCVNGANGKDFTLVFVIPGKVIAYDLNSKAMKVLLDLHGDADSPSHYSYYQVYQFIESLSPI encoded by the exons ATGGCGAAACCCTCGAAATCGAAGAACCCATCGGAGGCAGATGATGGGGTGCTCGACGCCGATGCCGATTCCGACCTCGATGCCGGCAAAAAGTCACCGTCGATAGACAATGTCACCGGCGACAAAGAG GCAAAGACCGCCAAGAGATTAACCAGCAAAAGAAGAAAGGTAGTTAGTTCTTGTACATCGTCAGAACACTCACGGGCAGTAGAATTAGTTGCCAGCAATGAAGATCTCCTAACAGAGATCATTTCCTTTCTGCCTGCGAAGCCGCTCCTCAAATTCAAGTCTGTATCTAAGCATTGGCGCTCTCTCATCTCCGACGTAAAGTTTACCTCCAACCACGCCTGCCGAAATCCCAGTTCTTCCTTGATCTCAGGCCTCTACTTCTATCATAGACCTTGGGTTACATTCAAGTCTGTCTCGCTTCATGGCCACCTAAGTCTTCCCACACTTGCCTTCCTTGATCCTGTACTGAAAGGATCGGAGTCTCGTGTTGAGGACTCTTGCAATGGCTTACTATTGTTCTCGAATGGTGGCAAAAAGGAGTATATTGTTTGTAATCCGACCACCCAGAAATATATTGCACTTCCCCAACATGGTGACAGCACTACATATACATATTCTCATAATTTCGGTGCCTACTTGGCTTTTGATCCTTCAAAATCGCCTTACTACAAAGTTGTCTTGCTAAGTTACCATTGTGGTTATGTGGAAAGATCTAGGTCATATCGTATTTATATATACTCATCAGAGAGTGCGTCTTGGAAAGAAGTGCATGTAAAAGCACCCATTGTTGGCCCCTATGGACGCAGGGTCTTTTGGAATGGAGCAATTCATTGGATGAGTCACGACGATAATCACATTCTGTTTGAGTCGTTCAACATTGATGCAGAGATTCTGACAGGAACCCAAACGCCTAAAGTACCTAATATCCTTAATGGAGATAAGATTCAGTATTTTGGGGAATGTGGTGGGAGTTTGCTTCTTATTCAGTCTCGTGAGTACTCTGCTATGGGATTCAGAATCCTTGAGATGAAAAAAGACTGTTGTCGTTGGATTGTGAAGTGCCGAGTGAATCTGAGACCCATACGTTCGGTATTCCCTGAAGGATACTGCCCAGAATATTGCGTGCTGTGTTGTGTGAATGGAGCAAACGGAAAAGATTTCACGCTCGTGTTTGTTATCCCGGGGAAAGTTATTGCATATGATCTGAATTCGAAGGCAATGAAGGTGCTTCTTGATTTGCATGGTGACGCTGATAGCCCTTCTCACTATTCATATTATCAAGTTTACCAATTCATTGAAAGCTTATCCCCTATTTGA